The sequence CCGGTTTAACGGCGCCGAAGGGACGACGCATGGGTCATGCCGGTGCGATCATCTCTGCCGCCGGTGACAGCGCCGCCGAGAAGAGCGAGATCATGCGGTCGTTTGGTTTGTCGGTGGCACCGAGCGCGTCGGAGCTGGGTTCGACGGTTGGCAAGGCGCTGGCTTCGAAAAGCGACCGCAAGGTCTCGGCGTAAAGAATCGCAGCGCTCTGTTGAGCCCCGCTGCATCACACTAGGCTCCCCTCCCCCCTTGCGGGGGAGGGGAAGGGGGAGAGGGGTAATCGTATTCATTCTTCCCCCTCTCCCCTGTCCCCTCCTCCGCAAGGGGGGAGGGGGACGCTTTAGATAAAGCGGTGATTCAACAAAACCACTCAGCTATCCCATCGAGCAATCATCGAACACTTTCAGAAAGGACAAGCCATGAGCTTTACCAACATCGAACAAGCCACCCCCCGCCTTCACCGCTCCGAACTAGCCGTTCCCGGCTCCAACACTAGCCTGTTCGAGAAAGCGGCGAAATCAGCCGCCGATATTATTTTTCTCGATTGCGAAGACGCCGTGGCGCCCGACGACAAAGAGCAAGCGCGCAAGAACATCATTCAAGGCCTGAACGACATCGATTGGGGCACGAAGACGATGATGGTCCGCATCAACGGCCTCGATACGCATTACATGTATCGGGACGTGGTCGACATCGTCGAAGCCTGCCCGCGGCTCGACATGATTTTGATTCCGAAGGCCGGCGTCGCCGCCGACGTCTACGCCGTCGACATGATGGTGACGCAGATCGAAACTGCGAAGCGCCGCAGCAAGCGCATCGGCTTCGAAGTGCTGATCGAAACCGCCCTCGGCATGGCCAACGTCGACGCGATCGCGCAGTCGAGCAAGCGCTTGGAAGCGATGTCGTTTGGCGTCGCCGACTACGCCGCGTCGACCCGCGCACGCACCACCGTCATCGGCGGCGTCAATAAAGATTCCGGTGTGCTCACCGACAAAGACGAAAACGGCCATCGCGATTATTACTGGACCGATCAATGGCACGCCGCGCAAACGCGCATGCTGGTCGCGTGCCGCGCTTACGGCTTGCGGCCGATCGATGGCCCGTTCGGTGACTTCAGTGATCCCGACGGCTATCTCGCGGCAGCAAATCGCGCGGCGGTGTTGGGCTACGAAGGCAAGTGGGCGATCCATCCGTCGCAGATCGAGCTCGCCAACAAGGTGTACACGCCGACCGAAGCGGAAGTGAAGAAAGCACGGCGCATCATGGAAGCAATGGCGCAAGCCGCCAAAGAAGGCAAAGGTGCGGTGTCACTGGATGGCCGCTTGATCGACCTCGCCAGCATTCGCATGGTGGAAGCACTGTTGAAAAAAGCCGACGCGATCGAAGCCGCGCGGCGCTAAACCTTGCTGCCACTCGGCATGCGAAATTTTTATACCACCATTCCGCGTTGTAATACCTAGTCCATCATTACGTTCCTTCTCTCGAGAGAAGGAACGAATGATGTTTCAGGTTACTATTCCTCTTACCCCGCCCTGTTACCGCGGGCAGAGGATGTAACCCGTCGATGAATTGGCGCCGCTTCTTTCCGTTCCTTAATTGGTCACAACCTACCGCTGATTCATTACGCAAAGATGCTTGGGCCGGCATCAGCGTCGGTCTCGTCGTCATTCCGCAATCGCTCGCCTACGCCACGCTCGCCGGCATGCCGCCGGTCACCGGACTCTATGCGGCATTGCTGCCGTGCATCGTTGGAATACTTTGGGGTTCGTCGCCGCTGCTCGCCGCAGGACCTGTGGCGCTCACCAGCCTGCTGACGTTCGCCGCGCTCCAGCCACTAGCCACACCGGCAAGCGCCGATTGGGTATCGCTGGCAATTTGGCTGGCGATCTATGCCGGCGTCATCCAACTATTACTCGGCTCACTACGCCTCGGATTGATCGCCAACTTCGTCGCGTTTCCCGTGATCTCCGGCTTCATTAACGCCGCCGCGTTGATCATCATCTTGTCGCAACTGCCGGCGCTGCTCGGTTTACCGACCGATATCAACGTCACGTGGCCTAGCCGTGCGGCCGATATGGCGCGGCAGATGCCGCAAGAAATTCTGCAGAACGCTGCCTTCGGCGTAACGGCGCTGGTGTCGCTCATTTTGTTGAAACGTTTGTTGCCGCGGCTTCCGGGTGTGCTGTTGGTTTGCATCGCCGCTATTGTCGTCAGCGACATGATCGGCTTCGCCGACAGCGGCGGCGCCGTTATCGGCGCAATCCCCAGCGGCTTCCCAGAAATAGGTCGGATCCCGGCGATCGGCTGGGCGCTGCATCGTGCCCTATTGCCGGCCGCGGTCATCATCGCGCTCATCAGCTTCACCGAAGCCATGGCCAGCTGCAAAACCCTGGCACGCCAACGCGGTGAGCAATGGAACGTCGATCAAGAATTGATCGGCCAAGGGCTGGCGAAAATTGCCAGCGGCGCGAGCGGTGCGTTCCCGGTGAGCGGCTCGTTCTCGCGTTCGGCGCTCAACGCTTACGCCGGCGCGGTCGGCGGTTGGTCAAGCTTGTTCACGACCGCGTGCGTGTTGATATGTTTGCTGTGGGCTACCGACTACCTGTATCACCTGCCGCGTGCGGTAATAGCAGCCGTCATTATCGTACCGACATTGAACCTGCTCGACTTCGCTGTCTTCCGAAAGCTGTGGCGCACCTCACGCGACGATGGCGGCGTTGCCATCGCCACGTTTGCAGTGACATTGTTCTCGGTGCCGTACCTCCACGTCGGCGTATTTACCGGCTTTACCGTATCGATGCTGTGCTTCTTGTATCGCCGCGCACGTCCGCGTCTGCTCGAAGTCGGCGTACATCGCGACGGTACGTTGCGCGATCGCGCCGTGCACAACTTGCCACCGCTCGCGTCCGAGGTCCTCGCGATTCGTATGGATGCCGCAATCACGTACATCAGCGCACCGGTACTCGAACGTTACGTCATCGAGCGCACGCAACAAACGGCTGACATACGCACGGTGTTGTTATGTAGCTCACCGGCGAACGACATCGATGCGACCGGCATCGAGACGTTGCGGCAATTGCATCGTTATCTCGATAACCGTGGAATCGCCTTGCGGTTCTCGGGCGTAAAGAAGCAGGTTCGAGAGATGATGGAGAAAGACGGGTTAGCGCAACAGCTGGGTACAGCGGCGTTCTTTTCGACCGATCGCGAGGCGATTGAGGCGTTGGCGCGTTAACAGCACTCCCGGGGGAGAGGGGGAATAATAAGCCCCCTCTCTCCTGTCCTCTCTCCCGCAAGGGGAGAGAGGAACGCTTCGATTACGGCTGCAACAACGCCACCAACGCCGCCGCCTTATCGATCGTCTCTTGATACTCCGAGTCTTCCACCGAATCGGCCACCAACCCACCGCCTGCCCAGAATCGCATTTCGCCTTGCTGATGCACCATCGTCCGAATGGCAATGTTCGTGTCCATTGCGCCGTCGAAACCGATATAACCGATCGCGCCGCAATAAACGCCGCGGCGTTCGTGTTCTAAGTCTTCGATAATTTCCATCGCCCGAATCTTCGGGGCACCGGTGATCGAGCCGCCCGGAAAACAAGCGCGCAAGACGTCGATCGCTTGCACTTTCGGCGCCAGTCGACCGCTGACCGTACTGACGAGATGATGCACCGTGGCGAAACTTTCGAGCGCGCACAGCGCATCGACGTGCACGCTGCCGTACTCGCAAACCTTGCCGAGATCGTTGCGCAATAGATCGACAATCATGACGTTCTCGGCGCGGTCTTTCGCGCTCGCGAGAAGTTCAGCGGCGATACGT comes from Gammaproteobacteria bacterium and encodes:
- a CDS encoding CoA ester lyase; protein product: MSFTNIEQATPRLHRSELAVPGSNTSLFEKAAKSAADIIFLDCEDAVAPDDKEQARKNIIQGLNDIDWGTKTMMVRINGLDTHYMYRDVVDIVEACPRLDMILIPKAGVAADVYAVDMMVTQIETAKRRSKRIGFEVLIETALGMANVDAIAQSSKRLEAMSFGVADYAASTRARTTVIGGVNKDSGVLTDKDENGHRDYYWTDQWHAAQTRMLVACRAYGLRPIDGPFGDFSDPDGYLAAANRAAVLGYEGKWAIHPSQIELANKVYTPTEAEVKKARRIMEAMAQAAKEGKGAVSLDGRLIDLASIRMVEALLKKADAIEAARR
- a CDS encoding SulP family inorganic anion transporter, which gives rise to MNWRRFFPFLNWSQPTADSLRKDAWAGISVGLVVIPQSLAYATLAGMPPVTGLYAALLPCIVGILWGSSPLLAAGPVALTSLLTFAALQPLATPASADWVSLAIWLAIYAGVIQLLLGSLRLGLIANFVAFPVISGFINAAALIIILSQLPALLGLPTDINVTWPSRAADMARQMPQEILQNAAFGVTALVSLILLKRLLPRLPGVLLVCIAAIVVSDMIGFADSGGAVIGAIPSGFPEIGRIPAIGWALHRALLPAAVIIALISFTEAMASCKTLARQRGEQWNVDQELIGQGLAKIASGASGAFPVSGSFSRSALNAYAGAVGGWSSLFTTACVLICLLWATDYLYHLPRAVIAAVIIVPTLNLLDFAVFRKLWRTSRDDGGVAIATFAVTLFSVPYLHVGVFTGFTVSMLCFLYRRARPRLLEVGVHRDGTLRDRAVHNLPPLASEVLAIRMDAAITYISAPVLERYVIERTQQTADIRTVLLCSSPANDIDATGIETLRQLHRYLDNRGIALRFSGVKKQVREMMEKDGLAQQLGTAAFFSTDREAIEALAR